The Paenibacillus mucilaginosus 3016 genome includes the window GAACTTGGGATTCCGAAAAGTACCTTAAGCCGCTGGATCAAACAGTACGGGAAAAGTGCAGCTTCGGAACAATCACAAGTCTTTGTGGATTACGAACGACTAAAAAAGTTGGAGCAGCAAAACCGCGAACTGCAAGAGGAGAACGAAATCTTAAAAAAGGCAATGCACTTCTTCACGAAAGACCGGGACTGATTTTTTCGTTTATTTATAAACACCGCTTCCAGTACCGTGTCGAGAAGATGTGCTCCGTTTTACAAGTATCCAGAAGCGGCTATTACAAGTGGGTAAAACACAAGCCTAGTAAACGGGAAAAGCACCGGATGTGGCTGAAAAAACGCATCCGGCATCACTTTTACCGTTTGAAGAAGCGCCCGGGCAGCCCCGTGATTACTGCGATTCTGCGAGAGGAAGACGGTTGTGCTGTCTCCTCAAAAACGGTCAGTCGCCTTATGAAAGAGATGGGTCTTAAGTCGATTACGGTTGGAAAATACAAAGCAACGACCAATTCCAACCACAACATGCCTGTTCATGACAATATCCTAAATCAGCAGTTTAAAGTGGAGGCACCCAACAAGGTCTGGGTAACAGATATTACTTATGTCGCCACTGGCGAAGGCTGGCTATACTTAGCCAGTGTGATGGACTTATATTCACGTAAAATCGTGGGCTGGGCTACAGGCGCGCGGATGACTAGGGAGCTCGTGATCGAAGCCCTGGAGCTTGCTTACAAGCGTCAGAAACCGGCCCCTGGCTTGATCCACCACTCCGACCGCGGATCTCAGTATGCAAGCAGTGATTACCAAGAACGGCTGGCAGACTACTTCATGACCGGCAGCATGAGTCGAAAAGGGAACTGCTATGACAATGCGTGTATCGAGTCTTTTCACAGTACATTGAAAAAAGAGCTTGTGTACCAAACCAAGTTTAAAACTCGTAAACAAGCAACCGATGAACTCTATAATTACATCGAGTTTTACTACAACCGAACACGGCGCCACTCCACTTTGGGTTATAAAACGCCTCATCGCTTTGAACAGATGTACCATGAACAAAGAGCAGCTTAGCGTTAAAGGGTTCCTTCATTTTTGTGTCTACTTTATTGACAGAAGTCCAATCGGCCCCCTCTGCGTTGAAAACAGCCCAATAAGATATCTGAGTTCCGCTATTCCTTGCGCCCCGCCTGAAAATGCCCACTTAACGAACCTGAGTTCCGCTATTCCTCGCGATTCCCCTGAAACTACCCACATTACGAACCTGAGTTCCGCTATTCTGACCGGCAGGACCAGCGCCTTTCCTTTTGCCCACAAGCTCCCATAGGGTCCTGCCAGAAAGCCCATCACCGTGTCACTTCCCACCCAAGCTCCAATAGGGTCTGCCGGCAAACCCCACGCAACTCTGCACCTATGTTCCACGATGGCCCGCCGCCGGAAGTCCCAGCGCCCCTCTCTCCCGCTTACAGCAGCGTGTGGTACCCGTCGAGGAAGACTTTGACCGCGAAGAACAGGAACAGGATCGCCGATACGATGGAGAATCCGCGGGTCAGCTTCTCGCCGAGCAGCTTGGCGCCCTGGCTGCTGATCACCGCCATGAAGGCCGACCAGACAAGCCCCGCCACGAAGAAGCCGAGGAAGAACAGCATCAGCGACTCGTAGGAAGAGGAATCGGTGGTCGACGCGATCACACTGCCCCCGATCGAAGCAAAAAAGAGAATCGCCGTCGGCGAAGCGAGCGCAAGCGTCATGCCCGTATACAAGTCCTTGAGCGATCCCCGGCGGCTGCCTTGGGTCCCCCCTCCGAGATCGACCTCTTTCGCCCGGATCACCGAGCGGATCATCTGCCAGGTCAGGTGAAGCAGGATGAGCGTCCCCCCGATCCAAAGAATCCACCGGATATAAATATTCTCGAGAATGAGCGTGACGCCCACCATCGACAGCACCGCGTAGATCAAATCCCCGATTCCCGAGCCGAAGCCCACCAGGGCGGCGGGAACAAGCCCCCGTTCGACTCCTGTTTTCATAATCGTGACATTGACCATCCCCAGATCGAGACATAAGGCCAGCGACAGCAGAAATCCCGACAAGAACAGCTCCACGACGTTCACCCCAACATTTTATTCGGTTTATATTTAAACTGGCGAAGCAGCGCCCTCTTCCCTCTATCCATGCCGTTAACTTTCTTGATCCTATGGAGAAAAGAAGGCTTCCCCAGCATGGCAGAGTTCAGAACATGAGGCATTCCAGCAAAAGCTTACCATATTCCGGTTGGCAGTTGAATCCCAAATTTTTGATGGCACCGGCGGCCGTCTCCCCTGTGCTGATCGGCTTATCCCTTTGAACTTTCCCCCTTGACAATGGAAAATCCCCCTGTATAATACAGAATCAAACCTCAAAAGCACGGCGATGACCAAAGACATGATCCCCGGAACCGGACTGCCAGAGAGAGAAGTGAGTGGTGTGAGCTTCTTCAGTAACGTCCGCGGATTACCCCTTTGCAGCCGCTCCGCCCAACCCGCAGGACCGCCTGCGGCAGTAAGCGGCGCCGCCTGATCCCCGATACCGGATTCCATGAGGACCTTGCGATGGCTGCACTTCCGGGCGAACCCCGGCAGATCCGGCGCGCAGGTCGAATTAGGGTGGAACCACGAGCTGAACGCACTCGTCCCTTACCGGACGAGATGCGTTTTTTTTGCGTTCACAACACACTATTCAGGAAATGGAGGAACAAGGCATGAAAGAGATCAGCGTGGCACTGCAGGACGGAACGGTCAGGAGGTACGCGGCGGGCACCACGATCCGGGACATCGCCGAGTCGATCAGCCCGGGCCTCAAGAAAAAGGCTGTCGCCGGACGAGTCAACGAAAAGCTGGTAGATCTGGACCGGCGGCTGGAGGAAGAAGGAGGGACAGCAGTCCTCACCGTAACCATCGTCACGCTGGACTCTCCGGACGGACTGGAGATCTGTCGGCATACTACAGCGCATGTCATGGCACAGGCATTCAGGCGGCTCTACGGACCACAGTCCGTTCAGCTTGGGATCGGACCCGTAATCCGTGACGGCTTCTACTACGACATCGGCCTAGACCGCCCGCTCTCCCCCGCCGATCTTGCCGCCATCGGGCAGGAGATGGAGCGGATCATCCGGGAGAACCTCCCCGTCGTCCGACGGGAAGTGTCCAGGGAAGAAGCCCTGCACACCTTCGCGGAGCTCGGGGAGCCGCTCAAGCTGGAGCTCATCCGGGATCTGCCGGCGGAGGCGGTAATCTCCCTGTACAGCCAGGGCGAGTTCACGGATCTGTGCCGCGGGCCTCACCTGCCCTCCACCGGCTGGATCAAAGCATTCAAGCTGCTCAGCACAGCAGGCGCTTACTGGCGGGGAGACTCGTCGAACAGGGTGCTGCAGCGGATCTACGGAACAGCTTTTGCTTCGAAAGCAGAGCTCGAAGACCACCTCCGCTTCCTCGAGGAAGCAAAGAAGCGGGATCACCGGAAGATTGGCCGCGAGCTCGGACTGTTCATGTTCTCCGAGGAAGCGCCGGGCATGCCCTTCTACCTGCCCAAAGGAATGACGGTCCGGACGGAGCTGGAGCACTTCGAGCGGACGCTCCTGCGCCAGCGCGCCTATGACGAGGTGCGTACCCCCCTCATGATGAACAACCGCATGTGGGAGCAGTCGGGCCACTGGGACCACTACCGGGAGAATATGTACTTCTCGGATGTCGACGATACGACGTATGCGCTGAAGCCGATGAACTGCCCCGGCCATATGCTCATCTTCAAGAACCGGCTGCACTCCTACCGCGATCTCCCCGTGCGCCTCGCCGAATTCGGGCAGGTGCACCGGCATGAGTTCTCCGGAGCGCTGAACGGCATGATGCGGGTGCGCACCTTCTGCCAGGACGACGCCCACCTCTTCGTCCGGCCGGATCAGATCGAAGGAGAGATCGGCGGCATCATCGAGCTGATCGACGAGATCTACAGCGTCTTCGGGTTCCAATACGAGATCGAGCTGTCCACAAGACCGGAGGATTCCATGGGCTCGGAGGAGCTGTGGAACGAGGCGGAGCGCTCCCTGAAGAACGTGCTGGAGGCGCGGGGGATCGCCTACCGCCTCAATCCCGGAGACGGCGCCTTCTACGGACCGAAGATCGACTTCCACATCCGCGACGCGCTGCAGCGGAGCTGGCAGTGCGGAACGATCCAGGTCGACTTCCAGATGCCCGAGAAGTTCGACCTGTCTTATGTCGGCGAGGACGGGCTCAAGCACCGTCCGGTGGTCATCCACCGTGCCGTGTACGGCTCCATCGACCGGTTCATCGGCATCCTTACGGAGCATTATGCGGGAGCCTTCCCGCTGTGGCTGGCCCCGGTCCAGGCGATGCTGCTTCCGGTCTCCGACGCTTACAGCGAATACGCCCACAAGCTGCAAGAGACCCTGACGGCCGCAGGCCTCCGGGCCGAGGTCGACGCCCGCAGCGAGAAGCTCGGCTACAAGATCCGCGAAGCGCAGCTGGAGAAGGTGCCGTATATGTTCATCCTCGGCGAACAGGAGAAGTCTTCGGGCACTGTCTCGGTCCGCAGGCGGGACGAAGGGGATCTGGGAGGCCGGACCCTCGGGGAAATCACGGAGCGGATGCTCGAAGAGATTCGCGCAAGGAAGTAAGCAGGATCCGGGAAGAGCCCGTTCTTTCATATAGTTAACTTCTCTCTTGATGGGCCGCTCCGTTTAGGTCACAATAAAGCCGATCAACAGACCGAAAGTTAAAAGAACAGGCTGCTTGCCTGACGCGTGGGAGGATTACTCCAGCATGGAGAGAATCGAAGAAGCAACGATAGCCCGGCTGGGCCAAAGCATGGAGCAGGGCGGTCTTACGTCGCTGGAGCTGACCGGGTTCTATATGGACCGTGTGGCACGTCTTGACCAGGACGGTCCGCGGATCCATGCCGTACTGGAGTGGAACCCGCAGGCTCTGGAACTGGCTGAAGCGGCGGATGAAGAGCGCCGCGCCGGCCGGGTCCGCGGACCGATACACGGCATCCCCGT containing:
- a CDS encoding IS3 family transposase, which produces MYKHRFQYRVEKMCSVLQVSRSGYYKWVKHKPSKREKHRMWLKKRIRHHFYRLKKRPGSPVITAILREEDGCAVSSKTVSRLMKEMGLKSITVGKYKATTNSNHNMPVHDNILNQQFKVEAPNKVWVTDITYVATGEGWLYLASVMDLYSRKIVGWATGARMTRELVIEALELAYKRQKPAPGLIHHSDRGSQYASSDYQERLADYFMTGSMSRKGNCYDNACIESFHSTLKKELVYQTKFKTRKQATDELYNYIEFYYNRTRRHSTLGYKTPHRFEQMYHEQRAA
- a CDS encoding LysE family translocator → MELFLSGFLLSLALCLDLGMVNVTIMKTGVERGLVPAALVGFGSGIGDLIYAVLSMVGVTLILENIYIRWILWIGGTLILLHLTWQMIRSVIRAKEVDLGGGTQGSRRGSLKDLYTGMTLALASPTAILFFASIGGSVIASTTDSSSYESLMLFFLGFFVAGLVWSAFMAVISSQGAKLLGEKLTRGFSIVSAILFLFFAVKVFLDGYHTLL
- the thrS gene encoding threonine--tRNA ligase → MKEISVALQDGTVRRYAAGTTIRDIAESISPGLKKKAVAGRVNEKLVDLDRRLEEEGGTAVLTVTIVTLDSPDGLEICRHTTAHVMAQAFRRLYGPQSVQLGIGPVIRDGFYYDIGLDRPLSPADLAAIGQEMERIIRENLPVVRREVSREEALHTFAELGEPLKLELIRDLPAEAVISLYSQGEFTDLCRGPHLPSTGWIKAFKLLSTAGAYWRGDSSNRVLQRIYGTAFASKAELEDHLRFLEEAKKRDHRKIGRELGLFMFSEEAPGMPFYLPKGMTVRTELEHFERTLLRQRAYDEVRTPLMMNNRMWEQSGHWDHYRENMYFSDVDDTTYALKPMNCPGHMLIFKNRLHSYRDLPVRLAEFGQVHRHEFSGALNGMMRVRTFCQDDAHLFVRPDQIEGEIGGIIELIDEIYSVFGFQYEIELSTRPEDSMGSEELWNEAERSLKNVLEARGIAYRLNPGDGAFYGPKIDFHIRDALQRSWQCGTIQVDFQMPEKFDLSYVGEDGLKHRPVVIHRAVYGSIDRFIGILTEHYAGAFPLWLAPVQAMLLPVSDAYSEYAHKLQETLTAAGLRAEVDARSEKLGYKIREAQLEKVPYMFILGEQEKSSGTVSVRRRDEGDLGGRTLGEITERMLEEIRARK